The window GAGGGAACCGTTCCGCAGCTGAAGAAGCCTTTTGCTCCGCACATGCGCGGAAATCCACGAAGCTTCTTCTGGGTTCTCTGCATATCGCCAGTGCATGTCCGGGAGGGAACAACGCTCCTCGGGCGTGTGGCGCTcgcagcggcgcagagagggtGGGGCCGAAGTCCGTCGGCACTGCCGAGTGAAGGGATTCCGGAAAAACTCCTGTCGCAGAAAGCACATAGTCTGTGTGTCGTGGACACAGCTTAGTGCACGGTCACAGAGTTTGTGTTCGAACCCGCCGGCCAAGGGGGACGTTTTTCGCACCTCTCTTGGGGGCTCTCCCGAGCTGGGATAGGGCATTCGTGCGGTGGGCGACGCAGACACACGGGGATTGCTCGTGGACTGTCCAGGCGGCAATTTCACTCACGGGAGGACGACGCTTTCACGTTTGCCGCCTTTCCTGAGCGCCGTGTTGTCGGAATGGACGCAAGTGGGGAGAAGGCGTGTAAACATGGGGTCGGAGACTGTGGAGATGTGTGGGATCGGAGACTGTGGAGCTGTGTGTGATCGGATGTGCCGGTGTGGTGCGCTGTCCGTCGTAGGTTTCCATGGATAAGATCCCAGGCTTTTATGCCCGCATTGGCAAGAGAATGCTCGTTGGCCGTGATGACAAACCTGCTTGCGATGAAGTCATCATCACAGGTGCGTACAGACGACGACCGCTGTGTTGAGTCGAGAAAATACAAAGCAATCGTGGCTGCTGGTGCGGGTGAGCAACCAGAGCGAACGGGGAAACTTGCCGCCAAAGTCTGGGGGGTCGCTCTTCTGCCGGCGCCAACATGCGCGGGTGTTGTCTCGGAATCAAATGAACGCCGGTTTGTAAGATCAAAACTTTTCCCGAACACAGCGGCTGGGCTCCCCTGAGAGCCGCCGTGTAGGTTGCTGGCGAGGCGCAACTTGATCGAAGTGTCCAGCTGAGGTGCGAAAGACCAGCAGcgacgcacatgcatgtgtggcGATGTGTGAAGTGCTGACGCGTTGTGGcatcttcttgttctctgaGGCGAGCTCTCGGGACCTCTCCACCGGGTGTGAAATCCTTTGTGCACGCGGTGTTCGGCCAGTTAGTGCGTGACACGTTTTCCCGGGTACAGCAAAGGCAGAAGGAACATTTCTCAAGCGCCGCTCGTTTATAAGGGAGGCAAATCTCGACACTggtgttttcctttctgtaTGCcggaaatgcagagagaaacgtgacTGTTTTGGAGGGTTCGCTACGAGCTGAAACAGGCTTAGTGGATGCGGCGTCTTTCGCCATCGCCTTTGGCCCCGCCAACGTTTTCAGGTTTTCGAGTGTTGATCGCGGGGGTTTTGTTGTGCGATCTGCGTTTTGGAATGTCAAGGAACTGTTCTCAGTCTTTGCTGGTGCCcggttttccttttttttgtcttgtGAACTCAGGGCTTGGCATGGCGACGAAGACCGCAAtcggcgcggcgtctcttcttcagagGGACAACTCGGCGACTATCACCAAGGTCGAAACTTCGTACTTCCCGTCCACTCGCACTGCTCTCAAGATGGTCCCGAAGATTACCATTGTGTGCACAAAGACGCCCGAGTTTGCGGAGCAAATCAAGAAGGACAAGGAGGCAGCCTTGATGGAGAAGTCCCCTACGGCGAATGCCGTTGCTGCGTGAGCATTTCGCGGGGTGCGCGAACCGTTTTTCGAGTTGCGAGAACGAACTGACTGGCAACACTTTCcgcaagaaaaaagacgtTCACAGCGCAAGAAACTGCGTAATCGGCGTCAAGCACTTCACCCTGTGTAGAGGACCTAAACATCCAGCCGCGAACTGGAGTCTCGCTACCAGGTTCCAGAAGGCGGCACAGGGATAACGCACCTCCGGCGtgtgtctgttctctcgcttcctaCGGGTCAGGAGACGCCCAGGAGACTCGGTCACAGGTCGTGTTGCCGCGTGTGGATTGCCCGAAAGCGAACGTTCTTTCTGGAGAAGCCGCCGCTTCAGTATTCTGCTTTCGAGCAGTTGAGAAATCTCGTCCCGCAGATCCGGTCCTGTCAGGAAAGCTCGCCAGAGAGGCCTCGAGCACATGCGGAGAGTGGTTGTCTTTGTGTTTCGTAGTCTCGGGGGATGCGCTGGCCCGATAGAGCCTGCGTTCGTTCGCGTTCCTTGCACATGCGAgttcccgttttttcgttttgaACTGCTAGGCCGAAGAGTTTTTTGGTCTGCCTGTTTGCATTCAAACTCTCGTGGCGCTCCGTTTCTGGAACATTGTAATTTCCGACCCTGGCGGTCTTGCCCGAGAGGCAGCGCGATCGGCCTCGTGAACGCAGGAGTGCATGCGTGATATGCCTACTGACACCTCGAGTTCACGCACACTGTGTTGGACTCGGCGCGATGGGTGTAGTttgaagagagcgacgagggccAGCCGCCAGGAAAGACGTGGCTCGACGCAGCTAGCCCCCAAAACGCGCTACGGATATACAGCAGGCAGTGTCTCGACAGCGATTTCTCTGCGGGGACCCGTTCCTCACAAGTTGATACGGTCGCACTCAGTTCGGCAAGACCCGTCTTCTCGTGTGCGTAGAGGACAGCGTCTTTTCATGTACACGGACGGCCCCAGGCACACACACGACATTCGCTTTTCGCGACGGATGGCGTCTCGACTTCCGACACAAGCCGAGTTCTTTCACCCGGCCTTGGGTTCTGCACAGATTTGCTGCGTGACACGTGGCTCCGCCGGCGAAAAAAAGTGTACCAGAGGGGCGTCGGTTTTTCCCGCAGCCGGCTTCTGGACGCTCAGAGGGCGTCTGAGGGCAAGGCATGTGGACAGCGCAGCGAAGTTTCGTTGCTTAACGTGAACCACGTCATGACGTCTCGCGATTGGGTGCGTGGCACAGGCGTTTGGCGtgacacagaaaagaaccGCTGGACAGGTCGTCTAGTGGTTTTGCCTGGCGCTGCGGAGCCTTCAGTAACAGCGACTCACACTGAGATCGTGTTTCCTAAAAACAAGATCTCAGCTGGGTGGATACCCCCGAAGCCTTATACGTCCATCCGCGGGCCGACGCGAAAAGGCCAGCCCCCCGCAGTGGAACGAGTTCCCAATCCGATATGTGCGTGGTTCTGCGAACGGTCGCCAAGGCTCTTTGCACTTCTGAACTGCTTATGAAGCTGCTGGCATGTTGTGTGTAGAGTGGCGAGTCTGCAGATTCCACTTGGCCCCTCGGGATGTGATTCAGCTGAAATTGTCGCCGTGCTGCCAAGCGTTGGGGAGCCTTTTCTTGTTTCTGTACGACAAATACACGGATTCTGGTCAAGACGGCCGGTTCGCGTTAGCTCGCGGAATCCCGGAACTTCGGCACTGCGGCCTCCACTGCAGCGAGACCCGGACAGACCTCTCGGCCCGACAAAACGCTGTGTCTGGTGAAAACTGAAAGATCCCACGACAGCCATTTCCGTGGCAGTGCTCGCTTCACACCACTTTTTGCCAAGACATCGACGCCTTCCAGCGTTCTTCTCTGGGCAGACAGCGATGTGCTTGACGAACAGTTCGTGCAGTCGGAAGTTCAACTCTCGGTTTGCGCTGTTGTTGAACAGAACAGACTTTTCAAACGTCCACGCATACGGCAACCGTGAGGTCTTCGTGCGCACGTTTTCCCGAGGATCCTTGAGAATTCTTTGATGGTTTCCGTCCAAAGATCTTTCCTTGCAGGCAAACTGGTTTCAGACCCTGAGGATATATCTCCACGTATCTGcagtgtgtgtttctccaAGCAACGAAAGATGTCGCCTTCCGCTGCGACGCTCCGAGCGCGCCGATAAACCCGACTTCTCGTGTGTATCGTCTAATGTCACAAAAGACGATGAACCTATTTTTTTGAGCGTTAGATTCTTAAACGTAGCGTACGTCAAGCACACTTTCACCCCGATCATCAACTGGTTTTCCAAGAAAAGCGCTGTCCATTTAACGTGCGTGCCGccccgtttctgtttttctcgcgtcgaTGCTgggccgcatgcacgcgttcCTGCTAGGGCGCGTTTGAGGCGCCTGGAAAAGACTCCAAAGACCCCTGGAAGCAACGGGTTTCGGACCGGAAAAACCCATAATGGCGTGACGGGGCAGCGAGgatccgcttttctctcgtgttgCGTCAGTCGCTTCAAGCAGAGATTCGCTCTTGAGTTAGAAccccgcgacggcgcgggATCGACTGCAGAAACAAGACAAGCGCCGCTTGCCGCTGCTTTCACGCATTCGGTGTTCTCGAGGGGTTTCCTAGAAACGGGCGATTCTCTTGCAAAGCCGGGACGCGAAAATGCGGATGGTTTTGCAGAGAGTCGAGAGCGCCTGCGTGCACGTGGTCGAGACAGGCGAACTTGCGGGAAAAATCGGCCGCGGaattctctgtctcctcggcatGGGCGTTGAGGATCAATGGTacgcttctctttttgtgaTTTCTCTTCGCATAGTCAGCGGTGGCTCACCTGTTCCACCTGAAACTTCCCGCTTTGATCGAGGGAATCTCCTGTTCTTGCTCCACGACCACGGCCTACGCGCAGATCCTCCTCAGAGTACACGCGAGAGTTCACCCTTCTTTGTCCATCTCCAGCAAAGGCCGTTCTCGATGAAGCACGTCTCCTCTATTCGCTGAAGATGAGTGCACGATTCACACCTAGGTAGAGCTGTGTTTGccgtctctgtgtttccatctcgtctctgtgtttccaTCTTAACGCACCGACGCTGCATACGGGGATACCCAGATGACGCGTAGGATGATCTCAGCGACTGCCGTCCTCAGCATCTCTCTGCTTGGATGTTTactccgcgtctctgtctttttctggaTAGGGAAGACGCCGACTACTGCATTCGCAAGTGCTTGAAGGCAAAGCTATGGGACGGtaagggaaggaagaactgAAGAATGCGTATCCTGTACAAGAAAGTGAAGTCTCACCCTGAGAGAGGGCGGGAGAATGCCGGCAAAAcggccgtctctccttctcgcctggccttctctctccttcgaaagtcgccgttcttcgtctctctttcgtaACTCGGTTTCGCCCAGCTCTCGTGAGTGTTGCTGGTGCGCTGCAGATTTAAATGACCCGTCGAAAACCTGGGCGTCTTCCGTCGTAGACAGAGACTACGGTAAGCTCGAGGCTCTGTCACCCCTCGTGTTTGCTTCATtcgtcgtccctctcttttaacttctctcccctttctcacTTCGAGTGTCTCGACTCCTCTTGGGTCGTTTCCCGCCTTGCTCCGCCGTCTTCACTcccgtgtttcttctctgcctccctcgtctcttctctctgcctccttgtcttcgtttttctctcaagACAGCAGCCCCCGGCTTAAGCGCGACGCTGCATGTGGACAACACAAAACTCGAAAACTACGCTTCCGTTTTGAAACGTGAAAACGAGTCGACCACCTCGGCGTTCTCTGGCGCCGAGGTGTTTTCCGTTCCTAtcgccctcttcctttttttccccttttccagTGAGGACGCCGTACATGCGCTCTCGCTTCACGTCCTTCTTTGAGCGCGCACGCGGGCgcgtgtttctttctctgggAAACAGGAGACCGACGCGTCAGGCATCTCCTTTTAActttttgcctttttgcgagcgtctgctgtctctctgcagaggTTCTCGTCGTTTCACAATTCACACTCATGGGGCATCTCAAGAAGGGAACCAAACCGGATTTCCATGCAGGTTAGCTTTCCGACTTCTGGTGCGTGTCTCTGGTTCGTCGCGTCATCGTTCTCCCCTgctctccgttccttccccctttgctctcttccgtctttccttccccacATGGAAGacctgtccttttcttctaTTCTGACCGTCTGTGCCTGTCCGCCTGCCTCGACGGCTCTCTTCATCGTTCACGCTTTCGCTGCGATTTGCCCGCTCTGCTTCCAAAGTTCTTCTCGGTGCATCTCTCTGCGGaatgccttctctctggacgCACACATGTGTAtcgtgcatatatatatatatatgtatatatttatatatatttatatatgtcTTCGTTTGTGGCGGCAGGCGCGTCTTTCCCATCTCGGTGTTTCCACAGTTGTCccccgttctgtctctctctctatatttctatctacatctatctatctatctatctatctatctatctatctatctatctatatctatctatctatctatctatctatctatatctatctatctatatgtatatctatctatatctatctatatctatatctatctacatctgtctatatctgactatctatctatatctatctatctatatctgactatctatctatctatctatctatctatctatctatatctatctatctatatgtatatctatctatatctatctatatctatatctatctacatctgtctatatctgactatctatctatatctatctatctatatctgactatctatctatctatctatctatctatctatctatctatctatctatctatctatatctatctatctatatgtatatctatctatatctatctatatctatatctatctacatctgtctatatctgactatctatctatatctatctatctatatctgactatctatctatctatctatctatctatctatctatctatctatctatctatctatctatctatatctatctatatgtatatctatctatatctatctatatctatatctatctacatctgtctatatctgactatctatctatatctatctatctatatctgactatctatctatctatctatctatctatctatctatctatctatctatctatctatctatctgtctacaTGGACATGGAGGCGCTCGTAAGTAAAGGTGATACGCGTAGATCGACGATTGTGTTTTGTAGAGTGTATGGGCATGACTGTCCCCAGGGACAGACCCGCCGGTGTGTTTCCGTGACTTCGTCTACGCATGCGGTCTTGAATATTTCTTCCTATTCATTTCTGCCGAGTtattcttcctctctgtttccgtcgCCACACTGCGTGAAAGCTTCTCTCGTGGACTTTTGCAGCGATGGGCCCTGAACAGGCTCGCACTATGTTCGAGAAGATCGTGGCAGAGATGAGGCGCCAACATAAGGCGGAGAAAATACAAACCGGGAAATTCCAAAACTACATGCGTGAGTCACCCGCCGCTGTTCCAGTCCCTACACCCTTTGACGCGCACACACGCTTGCATTAATCGTTGTATACGCTGTGGTACATACACGTTTAGACgcatgtatgtacacatatatatgtatttataaGTGCAAcaatatatttatatatacaagcatatacaaatatatatgtacaggtGCGTTGGAGTTACATGTATCCTCTGTAGGCATTTGCGTAACGCTGCCTGGCCCttgtgtttctgttttgtcGTTGAGTATTTTTGGAAACACGTCCCGGTGGAGTCCACCTTTTTCTCGTGAAACCTACAAAGGGCCGTGCCTTCGTCTGTGGGCGTGTCCGGGCCAGTGGACTGCCTTCGCAGATTGCGCAGCCTCTGGGGAGGGACTGTCTCTTTTGGATGGGACTGTCTCTTTTGGATGTCTTTGCACGACGTGCTGAAAAGCGCCTCTCTGTGGTCCGCTTGCGCCACAAAGCTGTCCTTTTTTtgcgttcctttttctttctcgcagGCGTTGAACTTGCCAATGACGGCCCCGTCACCATCATTGTCGACTCGTCGCAGGCGCAACTCCCGAAAATTAAAGAACGGAAACTGCCTGCCGTGAAGGCCGCTCCCGATCCTgcctcgtctgtgtctccctcttcgccttctgcaaatggagacggaaagggagacaacgCGCCTGGCTCCGGAGGCCAGGGATGCctgaaagagacagcggaatCGGCGCGCAAACGCGAAGATGTGCAAAGTGGGCAGGACGAGGCAAAAGCGAGGgcgtgagaggagagaaacagcgagagaagagaagagctgaAATGCTGAGGAAAGGCCGATTCACACACTGATCGTGGATTGTCGTTCCTCGGGGTTGTCctcgttcctcttttccgtttctctcggatACTCTGAATATGTCTCTGGTGCTAAATGGAGGAGACTCGTTCTCGTGTCcatgtctgtgtctctctcgaggcGTCACGGGTCTTTTCCCATTTTGGTTTCTcgctcgtttttttcccggctttccttcgctctgtctctgggtcttttcctccttcttttttctgcggctCAGAGTGTTTTGCTCTATCCCCTTTCTGTCTGCCTTCCCCCTGGCCTCTGCATCTCGTTCTtcttgtttctcgctttttgtcTCGGTCCAAACGTCCCTggcgtcctcgccgctgctTGAATCGTGCGCGCTCGCGTGCCTCAAACACGAACTAATCTCAATATGCATTTGCATTCTGTTCCCTTCTCCTGGAGTAGAATTTAGCTGTTTCTGTATTTCTCTGAatttctgcctcgctctgaggccgccgcgccctcgccttcttgcgGCGTTCGACTTCTCTCCGGCGTGACAGCGTCCGCTTTGTTCCAtgcaaaaacggaaaactctccagaggaaacgaaacgcgacaTGTTCTTTTCTCACCTCCCCTTGCGAAAGGGACTCGTGTCTGTCCAGCAGATGCCCgactcgcgctctctcgggCGTCGCCACGTTTTCCCAATCTGCGGCGCACACGGTCGCTcagacgaaaacgacgcaCCGCCAAGTGCACCGTTATTCGCCCGCGAGAGCCTCCAAACGTCTCGGGAAGTTTCCCAGAACAACTCGAGCAAAGGAACGCCAGGCTGCTGCAGCCATATACACTGTTCGTCTCACCGTCCAGTTCAAGCTCTCATCAGAGTCACATATACACCGGCatacctatatctatctatatctatcaATCTATCAatatctatctctctatctatatctctctatctatatctatttatttatctatctatttatttatttatctatctctctatctatatctatctatttattTATCGatctctctatctatatctatctatcaatctatatttatttatctatctatctatctatatctatctatcaacctatatttatttatctatctatatctatctatggATATATGTGCACGAGTGAGCAGGTGTGCATGGAGGCAGACGCTTGTCAACGTTTGAACCTATTTCTTGTAGACGCTGTTCGACCTCGCCTCGCACACAAGTCGCCTCGGTGCCTCTCGGCTGCATCTTTGCGTCTGCAAGAATTggagagggcggcgcgctgccgtctccgAGGCCGGGCGATacagaagggacagaggagacaaaagagacatATCGAGGTCGAGACAGTCGCGACCGCAAGACGCTTGAGAAACCACGTTCCCATTCAAACACAGCCTGCATAAGAtagaagggcgagagaagaccaaaagcgagaagagagaggaacgaaggATTTTCATCTTTGGCGAAGTTTCcaacgggagacagaagctgaGGACTCTCGGCGTCAGCTCGCGGAGAAGGGGGATCGCGAGAAAAGTGAGGAGACAAAGCGTCTGTTCTGCTCTTTTTTtgctgtcgcctcttttccccaGACTGCTGTGTGTCTAAGCTCTCTCTGTCACGTATGCGTTCCCTCGCTTTGTTGCGCTCGCCCCGGCTTCGCCCGGTCAgcttcttcgtgtctccgccctctcctcgtttcttctcgactTTCGTCTGGCGCGTCGAAtcggcctcttcgtcttcgtttcccttcctccccaCTGcactctccgcctcgctgcgtcttgttttcttctcgatcTGCTTCATTCTGcacgcctccctcttcttggttttgcgcctctccccgtccctccttttctccctctccttgttcgttcttctctttgcgcgCTCCTCGTTcactgtcttctctcgctccttgcTCCGTTGCCTTCCGCGTGGTTTTCATCCCTTTCGGGGCGCGCGTTTGGTAGAGCGCAGCTTTCTGGGAGAGCCGCGAAGCCTGCGTTTGGAGGAGGCGATTGACCTCGAGCACTTCCCGCAAATTTAGGAAACGCGGCTGCTGAAGAGTTGGCGACGAAGATCGCAAAAGCGACAGCAGAGCGGTCAAgcggctcgccgccgccaTGTGCTCGTACATCTGCGCATTCAAAAACCGACAACTCTGCATAGAGGCAGATAAAAACTACGCATGCACTCTGTACCACACGCGGCTGCAAGTGAGATCAAAACCATCAACGGATCCCAAACAAACCAGGGACGCACGCCGTGAAAaagccacacacacacatacacataagCACTCCCACTTAAAAATATACATCAAGATACAGACACACATCTACCACATAAAAACATATAATttatatagacatatatatagataggtagacatgtatatatatatatatatatatatatatatatatatatatagctgcGAATAGATGTGAGTGGTGAAGACTTGAAAGGGGTGCCGTGTGCGCGTTTGTACCTGACGAAGCTGGTtgtggagggagagaaggaggctgATAGACTCTGAGCACgcatcttctttctcttctttgcatgcgtcgccttctccgcctccggcATTTTCGTCATGTTCGTCCGTGGGGGCAGCGCTTGAGGCCAAGGCAGCGCCGGCAACCCGCCACTCCCGCAGCGCCTGATTGACCATCttgagggaaaagaaacacgcagaaggaaggcgaagcacgcGTGAAACGGCAGatgcagagacgagacggcgagccggAAGGCGAGTCGAGGAAAGGACGGTCAAAGcaacaaaagagaaggatCGCGACTCCAAGGGGAACGGAAGCAGGGGAAgacaggagcgaagaaagagacgaacgaggaagaaacgaacgaCAAAAAAGCCAGGCCAACCGGCACCTACGACCGCAGGCGAGATGACTGACAACGGAAGAACAGCAgcgaaagacgggagaggagacatcagaaacgaggagagaagacacgcacgGCTTCGAATTTCTGCAGAGATTCTTTCGAAGCCCCCACGttctcctccccttccctTATCTCCGCCGGTGTTTTTACGCATCGTGCGGGATACAAtccggctcttctctccacacgTTCCCTCCACGCTCCCcagttttcttccctctcgctgtttcAGGTGATTTCAGACGCGGCCTCCGTGTCTCATTTTTTTCCGCCCCAGGGTGCGCTTTGGCTGGTCGGCACCTCgatccttctcgctctttccgcgacgcctttcctcctctcttttccccctcaCTACActcttccgctgtctccgttcagCCGGATGGTATCCTGTGTCCTCCTGTTGAATCGTCCTCTCCAGGACTTTCACTCATTTCCCAcctcgttcctctcgcgtttcgtcttctgcgaatgccgctcttccctgttctctcACCTCTCGGCAGTCCCCCTGGCCCTGGCTAGCTTTCCAGAGTTGCTGGACGCGCACCGCGACGAACGCGCCGCACAAATCGATGCCCGGAAAACGCCatttgtctccgtctctctctgcctgtttctccggctcctcgtcgctggaACTGAGCCTGTGCTTGGTCGGTCTCCGCCCCCGTTTGACGCCACGCGCCTCCCTCTTGCAAGctgacggagaagaaggagaagaaggaggagaaaaaaggggaggagcatcttcttctctgcggaCGCAAAACTCGACAGCGGCCTCGACGAGAGCCGACCACCGGGCACTTGCTTCGgtctcctcgtcggcgtctccacgCATCCGAGCGCCCGCCtaaaagcagagagcgcggacgacgcgcgaagagaacagagaaacaggacctttgtggaggaagaaagggaaaagaaaaacacagagagaaagcaggagacacaggggggaagaggagcaaaCGGATAGAACAGGCGGGTGGAATCCCAGTGCGCAAAAGCGAAGGTGGAAGGAGAACGAAACACAAGGAGAGGATCAgatggagacaaaacgacaAGGAAACGCtgggggaaacggagaaagagaacgaggcgagagtAGGCGAACGCAAAAGGGTATGGGAATCGAGGAGAAGAGGGTTTTCCCACAGGTTTTTTCGACAGGAacaaaaaacgaagagggcAAAAGAGGTGTACTCACCAAAGGGAGTGTCGACGAGCCTGCGgagtcgttctctctcgcctggctttctctctcgtctttctcgcgcacACCCTGGAAGGCTGCGCGTCGCTCCTTGACCGCGCTGCCAGTTTCCTCCGATTTCACGCAAGGCCAGGCAGAACGCGTGGCcaccctcgcttctcgcgcagcGCTCGGCGAACTTGGAGACGAGccggacgaggaaggaggacggccccgtttcttcttcttggtGCTACAGTCGaccgccgcgcatgcagccgagaagaggggaaatgCGCCCTGACacacagcgaggaagcgaaacgaatgagaaagacagagagactggaCGAGAAatggaaggagaaggagacagaagagaaagagcaggacGGCG of the Neospora caninum Liverpool complete genome, chromosome XII genome contains:
- a CDS encoding D-tyrosyl-tRNA(Tyr) deacylase,related; this translates as MVLQRVESACVHVVETGELAGKIGRGILCLLGMGVEDQWEDADYCIRKCLKAKLWDDLNDPSKTWASSVVDRDYEVLVVSQFTLMGHLKKGTKPDFHAAMGPEQARTMFEKIVAEMRRQHKAEKIQTGKFQNYMRVELANDGPVTIIVDSSQAQLPKIKERKLPAVKAAPDPASSVSPSSPSANGDGKGDNAPGSGGQGCLKETAESARKREDVQSGQDEAKARA